The Polaribacter sp. KT25b genome contains the following window.
AAATTCCTACTTTATTCTGTAAAAATATCCGTATTTTTGAAAACTATTACTATAAAATAAACCGAAAGGTTACATAATACGCAAAATAAACGCAAACATGAAATACGATATTATTGTTATTGGTTCTGGACCTGGAGGATATATTGCTGCAGTTAGAGCTTCTCAATTAGGAAAAAAAGTAGCAATTATTGAAAAATATTCAACTTTAGGAGGAACTTGTTTAAATGTTGGATGCATTCCTTCTAAAGCTTTACTCGATTCTTCTCACCATTATTATGATGCTGTTCATCATTTTGAAGAACATGGAATTACAGTAGAAAAGCCTTCTTTCGATTTCGCAAAAATGGTTGAAAGAAAAGCAAAAGTTGTAGAAACAACAACAGGCGGAATTAAATACCTAATGGACAAAAATAAAGTTGATGTTTATGAAGGCTTAGGTTCTTTTGAAGATGCAACTCATGTTAAAATTACTAAAAATGATGGTTCATCAGAAATAATTGAAGGAATAAATATTATTATAGCAACTGGCTCAAAACCATCTACTTTGCCTTTTATTTCTATTGATAAAGAACGCATAATTACCTCTACAGAAGCTTTAGAATTAAAAGAAGTTCCTAAACATTTATTGGTAATTGGTGGTGGAGTTATTGGTTTAGAATTAGGTTCTGTATACAAACGTTTGGGCGCAGATGTTACCGTTGTAGAATATGCTCCAAAAATTACACCAACTATGGATGCTGATGTTTCTAAAGAACTTCAAAAAGTTTTAAAGAAACAAGGAATGAAGTTTAACGTAAGCACAGGTGTTACTTCTGTTGAAAGAAATGGTGATGAAGTAATTGTAAAAGCAAACAATAAAAAAGGCGAAGAAGTTACTTTTACTGGAGATTATTGTTTAGTTGCTGTTGGTAGAAAACCGTATACAGAAGGTTTAGGCTTAGAAAAAGCAGGTGTTAAAGTTTCAGAAAGAGGACAAATTGATGTAAATGATCATTTACAAACAAATATTGCTAATATTTATGCAATTGGAGATGTTGTTAAAGGCGCAATGTTAGCACATAAAGCAGAAGAAGAAGGTGTTGTTGTTGCAGAATTTTTAGCTGGCGAAAAACCACATATTGATTATAATTTAATTCCTGGAATTGTGTACACTTGGCCAGAAGTTGCTGCAGTTGGTAAAACAGAACAAGAATTAAAAGACGCTAAAATTGATTATAAATCTGGTAAATTTTCTATGAGAGCTTTAGGAAGGTCTAGAGCAAGTGGAGATATAGATGGTTTTGTAAAAGTTTTAGCAGATAAAAATACTGATGAAATTTTAGGAGTTCATATGGTTGGTGCGCGTGTTGCAGATTTAATTATGGAAGCTGCAGTTGCTATGGAATATAGAGCTTCGGCAGAAGATTTAGCAAGAATTTGTCATGGTCATCCAACATATTCAGAAGCTGTTAAAGAAGCTGCAAAAGCTGCTTGGGATGGAAAACCATTAAACGCATAAAATTATTTATCTTATATTAGACCTCACAGGTTTTAAAAACTTGTGAGGTCTTTTTTATTTAGAAAACTTTCAAGTATTTTTGCGGCAATTATGCAAAGAACAATCCAAACTTTTTCTGTTGATGATATTGATAAATTCAAACAAAATTTATTGGCTTGGTCTCAACAATTTGATACTGTTTTATGGCTAGATTCTAACAACTATAAACAACAGTATTCTAGTTTTGATTGTGCTTTAGCTGCTGATGAATTTACAGCAATTAAAACTGATTATTATAACGCTTTTGAGAAACTAAAAGAATATCAAACTATAACTAACGATTATATTTTTGGATACATTTCTTATGAT
Protein-coding sequences here:
- the lpdA gene encoding dihydrolipoyl dehydrogenase, with translation MKYDIIVIGSGPGGYIAAVRASQLGKKVAIIEKYSTLGGTCLNVGCIPSKALLDSSHHYYDAVHHFEEHGITVEKPSFDFAKMVERKAKVVETTTGGIKYLMDKNKVDVYEGLGSFEDATHVKITKNDGSSEIIEGINIIIATGSKPSTLPFISIDKERIITSTEALELKEVPKHLLVIGGGVIGLELGSVYKRLGADVTVVEYAPKITPTMDADVSKELQKVLKKQGMKFNVSTGVTSVERNGDEVIVKANNKKGEEVTFTGDYCLVAVGRKPYTEGLGLEKAGVKVSERGQIDVNDHLQTNIANIYAIGDVVKGAMLAHKAEEEGVVVAEFLAGEKPHIDYNLIPGIVYTWPEVAAVGKTEQELKDAKIDYKSGKFSMRALGRSRASGDIDGFVKVLADKNTDEILGVHMVGARVADLIMEAAVAMEYRASAEDLARICHGHPTYSEAVKEAAKAAWDGKPLNA